One Phycisphaera mikurensis NBRC 102666 DNA window includes the following coding sequences:
- the amaB gene encoding L-piperidine-6-carboxylate dehydrogenase, giving the protein MDADTTLRRLGLADPHAVALAADRRSGSGQTLAVRGCIDGATLAAFPQAVAADVDEAVRVAQEAFETLRCVPAPRRGELVRRLGNKLRERKSDLGAVVTLEAGKSVQEAEGEVQEMIDVCDFAVGLSRQLYGLTIATERPHHRMMEQWHPLGPVAVITAFNFPVAVWAWNAALALVCGDPVVWKPSEKTPLTALACHGILQEVIGESGDLGVPAGVSGVLVGGREVGEAMADHHGFPLVSATGSVRMGRAVGAAVGARLGRSLLELGGNNAMIVAPSADPDLALRAITFSAFGTAGQRCTTMRRLIVHEEAADGLLPRLKKVASTLQIGDPRDAGVLLGPLIDEAAHQAMQRALECARDAGATVTGGERVTEGVPGGVYVRPAIVEGLEAGSPLIAEETFAPILYVLPYRELDEAIRIHNDVPQGLASAIFTADVREAERFLSASGSDCGIANVNIGTSGAEIGGAFGGEKDTGGGRESGSDAWKNYMRRATNTINFGHDLPLAQGVNFEAAL; this is encoded by the coding sequence ATGGACGCAGACACCACCCTCCGCCGCCTCGGCCTCGCCGATCCGCACGCCGTCGCCCTCGCCGCGGACCGCCGGTCCGGCAGCGGTCAAACGCTCGCGGTCCGCGGCTGCATCGACGGCGCGACGCTCGCGGCGTTCCCGCAGGCGGTCGCCGCCGACGTGGACGAGGCGGTGCGGGTGGCGCAGGAGGCGTTCGAGACGCTCCGCTGCGTGCCCGCACCCCGCCGCGGCGAGCTGGTCCGCCGGCTGGGCAACAAGCTCCGCGAACGCAAGAGCGACTTGGGCGCCGTCGTCACGCTCGAGGCCGGCAAGAGCGTGCAGGAAGCCGAGGGCGAGGTGCAGGAGATGATCGACGTGTGCGACTTCGCCGTTGGGCTCTCGCGGCAGCTCTACGGCCTGACCATCGCCACCGAGCGGCCGCACCACCGGATGATGGAGCAGTGGCACCCGCTCGGGCCGGTGGCGGTCATCACGGCCTTCAACTTCCCCGTGGCGGTGTGGGCGTGGAACGCGGCGCTGGCCCTGGTCTGCGGCGATCCCGTCGTCTGGAAGCCCAGCGAGAAGACGCCGCTGACGGCGCTGGCCTGCCACGGGATCCTCCAGGAGGTCATCGGCGAGAGCGGCGACCTGGGCGTGCCCGCCGGCGTCTCCGGCGTGCTCGTCGGCGGCCGGGAGGTGGGCGAGGCGATGGCGGATCACCACGGCTTCCCCCTGGTGAGCGCCACCGGCAGCGTCCGCATGGGCCGGGCCGTGGGCGCGGCGGTCGGCGCCCGCCTCGGACGCTCGCTGCTGGAGCTCGGCGGCAACAACGCGATGATCGTGGCGCCCTCGGCCGACCCGGACCTCGCGCTGCGGGCGATCACCTTCTCGGCCTTCGGCACGGCGGGCCAGCGCTGCACGACGATGCGCCGCCTGATCGTGCACGAGGAGGCGGCCGACGGGCTGCTGCCGAGGCTCAAGAAGGTTGCCTCGACGCTGCAGATCGGCGACCCGCGGGACGCGGGCGTGCTGCTGGGTCCGCTGATCGACGAGGCCGCACACCAAGCGATGCAGAGAGCCCTCGAGTGCGCCCGCGACGCCGGCGCCACCGTCACCGGCGGCGAGCGGGTGACCGAGGGCGTGCCCGGCGGCGTGTACGTGCGTCCCGCGATCGTGGAGGGGCTGGAAGCGGGCTCGCCGCTCATCGCCGAGGAGACCTTCGCCCCGATCCTGTACGTGCTGCCGTACCGAGAGCTCGACGAGGCGATCCGGATCCACAACGACGTCCCGCAGGGCCTGGCCTCGGCGATCTTCACCGCCGACGTGCGCGAAGCCGAACGCTTCCTCTCGGCTTCGGGCAGCGACTGCGGGATCGCCAACGTCAACATCGGCACCAGCGGCGCGGAGATCGGCGGGGCCTTCGGCGGCGAGAAGGACACCGGCGGCGGCCGCGAGTCCGGCTCGGACGCCTGGAAGAACTACATGCGGCGGGCGACCAACACGATCAACTTCGGCCACGACCTGCCGCTGGCGCAGGGCGTCAACTTCGAGGCGGCGCTGTAG